A region from the Plasmodium chabaudi chabaudi strain AS genome assembly, chromosome: 2 genome encodes:
- a CDS encoding mitochondrial import inner membrane translocase subunit TIM50, putative, with protein MNKIINIINLKNNGKRFVRQVNSSPWVSQQNLYCSVGRNIKHFDNPKISKNKVITIDNENVKNKICNLKNYNFYKTPNITKLTRIHAKHFSTDSGGTNVEKNSDSANMNQNEIDKKLVNKCKQGSLENNGKRRQKTTREIYMDRKQREEIIRMYLFLSLILMPFGYIYMYCIEKDINIKQLMQIIMKKCEHLESQYNEIIQEFIDKYFPVSNEPLLPDFKDLNYPENLPTLVIDLNYVIAKLEYNRKTGWRVLKRPYSDLFFKELSSFYEIVIWSDDNFPVAQEVVSKWGIPAIGCLHRDQCSRKKKYYIKDLNRLGRNLDRVVIIDHDIHAFMLQPENGILIKEFHGDVEDNEMLCLIDLLKSFAISSYDIGQFLRKYGGGDYNIGKRYLQQKSDTEQKSQRIRSLGKIFHVDNKKTHPGMSFNL; from the coding sequence ATGAACAagattattaatataattaatttaaagaaTAATGGAAAGAGGTTTGTTCGGCAGGTTAATTCATCCCCTTGGGTGAGTCAGCAAAACTTGTACTGCTCAGTAGGTAGAAATATCAAACATTTTGATAACCCaaaaataagcaaaaataaagttataactattgataatgaaaatgtaaagaataaaatatgtaacttgaaaaattacaatttttataaaactcCAAACATAACAAAGCTCACCAGAATACATGCTAAGCATTTTTCTACAGATTCTGGGGGTACCAACGTTGAGAAAAATAGTGATAGTGCCAATATGaatcaaaatgaaattgATAAGAAATTagtaaataaatgtaaacAAGGGAGTTTGgaaaataatggaaaaCGGAGACAAAAAACTACgagagaaatatatatggataGGAAACAAAgagaagaaataataagaatgtacttatttttaagtttaatattaatgccatttggatatatatatatgtattgtatagaaaaagatataaatataaaacagttaatgcaaataataatgaaaaaatgtgaaCATTTAGAATCacaatataatgaaataatacaaGAGTTTatagataaatattttcctgTTAGTAATGAGCCATTATTACCTGACTTTAAAGATTTGAATTATCCCGAAAATTTACCAACCTTAGTAATAgatttaaattatgttaTAGCAAAATTAGaatataatagaaaaaCGGGATGGAGGGTTTTAAAAAGACCATACtctgatttattttttaaagagtTATCAAGCTTTTATGAAATAGTTATATGGTCCGATGATAATTTTCCAGTAGCACAAGAGGTAGTATCCAAATGGGGAATACCAGCTATTGGTTGTTTACATAGAGATCAATGttcaagaaaaaaaaaatattatattaaagatTTAAATAGGTTAGGTAGAAATTTAGATAGGGTTGTTATAATTGATCATGATATACATGCTTTTATGTTACAACCTGAAAATggaatattaataaaagaatttcATGGGGATGTAGAAGATAATGAAATGTTATGTCTTattgatttattaaaatctTTTGCTATTAGTTCATATGATATCGGTCAATTTTTACGAAAATATGGGGGTGGGGACTATAACATAGGTAAAAGATATTTACAGCAAAAAAGCGATACCGAACAAAAGTCACAAAGAATACGAAGCCTCGGAAAGATATTCCACGTAGACAACAAAAAGACACACCCAGGCATGTCCTTCAATTTATAA
- a CDS encoding ubiquitin carboxyl-terminal hydrolase, putative, protein MFNNNGRNDENYSRGRRDNSSDSEDENIENRRINNYNNYNNFNKFHEQNMNPCKIDEIYVDDTYDQNNISKHNNNHIRNVSNVSSISNTSNVTTNHSTSHDERDDLEERHRYIDNNQNMFLQRKRTENNFEINKDINFNEAYSYKNLRGVVDNEIELVVENFFDKIESNDEIYSQWKICPNFIFRILFIPKTRSNNFMYPVASAFIEAMPKDDWVSDWGFSNVQYYIILINQADYRHSYYKVDNFNFSHMNTDRGWHNFVPFEKIREPGFINKKGEIILRAGVFPFGSESYKNSRDINYNSKIRTGFVGLKNHGATCYMNALLQLLYHINIFRKSVCMMIFNIENIIGSKTLEFFKNKLEKKKKKNQKNRTKHMIEIDKKYINKEMNFEKSDKTSLKRENLKAYQAWKHRKKKIKKKYDESIKSDENNQTSSCASDSNIKNERDISINSVPNDSFLPAKNQISNNNNTNETEHPIQFADIKNDNLHGQDNSRHTTNEEGIENKNIPDYMLSKNRNYINNGISNDLDPESVLKNNLNKKKKTLKYSNEDEENNGSENESMSVSHICSSDNLSNKCNASKVKNKNIYKINSHENNKKENYSSMHNSNDDKNPQLDGEQVKTSSVDGSDENTVDNASDQSDVQNGKENKIRKRNNLIKNCEENQENYYDISSYEDSYSDEKLSALSIASSDATSYASCSESSASCCYKRKKRKKRTGSTSVDGSYYECNYENERTKEIDYKNILIEEENEKKNILPTSLALQNLFYKLHTHNEAVSCKELIRSFGWNASDVFTQQDTHELLKLLLDKVEEQMKGTVVEGSVKKMFEGEVETYIECIDIDYKSVRKETYEDIQLDVQGCNNIYESLDKAVEAEILEGDNIYETDGYGMQRAKKGMRFLNFPNICIFLLKRFTFDLNKMETVKLNNKFEFYKELDLSKYCKDSEQKYILQAVSVHQGNMNSGHYYSFSYKHDEKFWLKCDDDKIYRVSEHSVINDNFGGYDIEIENNMYNFDICDRIKQRMKNYSAYMLVYVKKSLIPKLIKECDPAIVNPQVVRRCKLEEIINKKRTKLKQDILQYVKIKVYDKYSYVYKSFSGLPPNNIPSLFSTKFNKNKTLSDIFFQILKIIKNIYTRKKNKQLMHHSKCHLKSNKKQKITSSNLNSSNPMDNNLTHQSKQTIMNNPNDSILMSPEMNTTDLSNSINYQMSNNTINSNNKTHIKMEQLEEKRYNGNCNDSNFVNNRTTDLMMKTQFSKTGIIQTKDEFDNIIENVNNQSDTSLSTNSSVPSGCTTTTLDNYIKYISKKQKFETEKRSSKSNRIKHKKTTKKKKKIKKQNDKITKRPKKEKHLQNPSSSHYSRFRSNSSYDSEDTASNSFASNDSSHISNSDHFSDSGNTSTNSASNTTTTSPSASASSSSSSFTSTSSSSQFTSYCYPSKRNCFFVLLPVNDTYRYLPLDLKNNGKLYLYELLKKTSRESNDLFPTIDILYLPYNKRTAVSGSSSSKNKNILLFLKYFDIYNEEKINDSSLVCLDVMHCDINLKPKYLETRMINKILKAMDKNFVIKNNYNILKEYIQNINNNELYSDESPNFKIFVEYKNKCNLIKQKKSIAHNKIITSDLLIFNFISNNDLEKKKKIILSLGNKKQDLYITKENISSYDLFLNANILNKILYRISKLIHQNSSNIHYIICNRNGIFYKINDDQNNISLTHQDLEQDNGSYPNPNNLCQDININYFEKINENVVNTNENMLYQNSMQSLNNNKDEMNVNPNLIHPYNDKNNISNFSEISKSTLFKKTSENNKPTQNYDLTNFNILDNNDDNLNDNEINSLYLCLKKYSKNSEQNNIFYEYSLIDQNLADKLDQLIINNNHHILKEKKKYNIINPEAILHNTQNLFSIESKNICRDYQYPFYSPHSSDLSSDELDTADCNNKMASYSENHLKKKKKKNRKNKQNSSQPTIDETYKHPNNINYCDSNLILPKVEKNVINTANLGSHTIKKAHCYYYNSRKSDDINDSLETLNESNITTILMSNENTTSNELIDVNYSDISSRSSANSVLTYTSESTDYYLDNVEEELEESIYTTQIYDHKKEAKRVRRNSKKKINNFTNIKSQDEQYKITTDEQLYEKNINQNTEYPHNNLYNNPEAKNDSIYNMESQLANTHYEKNIQIKAIDNVSKVNEQIGDPNNIGINSIPNNTTIPIDADSIKDRTHSYNNAIPEMKNYNNDTNENDKTTTPHTEIDHNLKNNNISKKANRIVKKCGGIPSKEEPILPFYVICDYLDFVERKMYVNRFRFKLYDPIYQLGKYRNCSGVILKSDLKKSCLNYIDSHFLFLKKELCKIDLDIDIRCPTKQIFKHVCYKMNIDPTHILIYPYPPLNSPINFIPYNIDSFTCPPEHDNDSYHEYSDNMNSNDPSYTDENTNSASGQISFETLIKQRTMELEHNSLTEQKTFCLSLLPFHYKYFTRLYPHDSPKYFHYVIQLFNSHVQSVSAFTGHIKLKKSKKKCAIGNDNDSKSNNYYNLDAESIDSTSSSDNSSSTLANNEYDSNDYTTVQDLIDKIKLEMNPYLKKRGINPKHKFRLLFTFGPKIKYLNSNEPLIHLDFVKTNHIKNVYVTPLRMEPDFTDQQKQMLEMNQLKIIHVFNQTPSKEVFGYSFDVLVEPNDTMLEIKNKIRKRTILPKYIFDKITFFEYENGQRIWRSNDDIINWNNKQFAIIIGEHHAPSQSKPQIGMKIA, encoded by the exons atgtttaataataatggacgaaatgatgaaaattacAGTAGGGGCAGAAGAGATAACTCTTCGGATAGtgaagatgaaaatatagaaaatagaCGAATCAATAATTACAACaattataacaattttaataaattccatgaacaaaatatgaatcCATGTAAGATTgatgaaatatatgttgACGATACATATGATCAAAATAACATATctaaacataataataatcatataaGAAATGTAAGCAATGTAAGTAGCATTAGCAATACTAGTAATGTAACAACAAACCATAGTACTAGTCATGATGAAAGAGATGATCTTGAAGAACGACATAGATACATTgataataatcaaaatatgtTCTTACAAAGAAAACGAactgaaaataattttgaaataaataaagatataaattttaatgaagcctattcttataaaaatttaagagGTGTAGTAGATAATGAAATAGAATTAGTTgtagaaaatttttttgataaaattgaaagtaatgatgaaatatattcgCAATGGAAAATTTGTccgaattttatttttagaatattatttattccaAAGACTAgatcaaataattttatgtatcCAGTGGCATCAGCATTTATTGAAGCAATGCCAAAAGATGATTGGGTTAGTGATTGGGGTTTTAGTAATgtacaatattatattatattaattaatcaAGCAGATTATAGACACTCATATTATAAAgttgataattttaatttttcgcATATGAATACAGATCGAGGTTGGCATAACTTCGTTccatttgaaaaaatacgAGAACCTggatttataaataagaaaggtgaaattattttaagaGCTGGTGTATTCCCTTTTGGTTCTGAATCCTATAAAAACAGTAGGGacattaattataatagtaAAATACGAACTGGATTTGTTGGCTTAAAGAATCATGGAGCTACATGCTATATGAATGCTTTACTACAACTTCTATACCATATCAACATTTTTCGTAAGTCTGTTTGTATGATGATATTcaatattgaaaatattatcggAAGTAAAACtcttgaattttttaaaaataaattagaaaaaaaaaaaaaaaaaaatcaaaaaaacaGAACCAAACATATGATcgaaattgataaaaaatatataaataaagaaatgaattttgaaaaatcaGATAAAACGTCtttaaaaagagaaaatcTTAAAGCATATCAAGCATGGAAACAtcgcaaaaaaaaaattaaaaaaaaatatgatgagAGTATAAAaagtgatgaaaataatcaaacCTCTTCATGTGCATCAGATAGTAATATCAAAAATGAAAGAGACATATCTATAAATAGCGTACCGAATGATAGTTTCCTTCCAGCAAAGAATCAAATCagtaacaataataataccaATGAAACTGAACACCCTATCCAATTTGCcgacataaaaaatgataaccTTCATGGACAAGACAATTCGAGACACACTACTAACGAAGAGggaatagaaaataaaaatattcctGATTATATGCTATCTAAAAATAGGAACTACATAAATAATGGCATTTCAAATGACTTAGATCCTGAGTccgttttaaaaaataatttaaataaaaaaaaaaaaactcttaaatattcaaatgaggatgaagaaaataatggtTCTGAAAATGAATCCATGTCAGTTTCACACATCTGTTCTTCTGATAATTTATCAAACAAATGTAATGCATCaaaagttaaaaataaaaatatatacaaaataaatagtcatgaaaataataaaaaagaaaactaTAGCTCTATGCATAACTCcaatgatgataaaaacCCTCAGCTTGATGGTGAGCAAGTCAAGACATCGAGTGTGGATGGGTCTGACGAAAATACGGTCGACAATGCTAGCGATCAAAGTGATGTACAAAATGGTAAGGAGAATAAAATTCGAAAacgaaataatttaatcaAAAATTGTGAAGAAAATcaagaaaattattacgATATTAGTAGCTATGAAGATAGCTATTCAGATGAAAAATTGTCAGCTCTTTCAATTGCATCATCAGATGCAACATCCTATGCCAGCTGTTCTGAATCTTCAGCATCATGTtgttataaaagaaaaaaacgaaaaaagaGAACTGGAAGTACAAGTGTTGATGGAAGCTATTATGAAtgtaattatgaaaatgaacGAACTAAAGAAAtagattataaaaatatattgatagaggaagaaaatgaaaaaaaaaatattttaccaACATCGTTAGCActtcaaaatttattttataaactcCATACACACAATGAAGCAGTATCTTGTAAAGAATTGATACGCTCTTTTGGATGGAATGCGAGTGATGTCTTTACCCAACAAGATACCcatgaattattaaaattgttgcTAGATAAAGTAGAAGAACAGATGAAAGGAACTGTAGTTGAAGGTTCTGTTAAAAAGATGTTTGAAGGCGAAGTAGAAACATATATAGAATGCATAGATATAGATTATAAAAGTGTGAGAAAAGAAACTTATGAAGATATACAGTTAGATGTACAAGGGTGTAATAACATCTATGAATCGTTAGATAAAGCAGTAGAAGCAGAAATTTTAGAAggtgataatatatatgaaacaGATGGGTATGGTATGCAAAGAGCTAAAAAAGGAATGagatttttaaattttccaaatatttgtatatttttattaaaaagatttacatttgatttaaataaaatggaaacagtcaaattaaataataaatttgaattttataaagaattagatttatcaaaatattgtaaAGATAGcgaacaaaaatatattttacaagcAGTCTCAGTACATCAAGGGAATATGAATAGTGGGCATTACTATTCCTTTAGTTATAAACATGATGAAAAGTTTTGGCTTAAATGTgatgatgataaaatatatagagtTAGTGAACATTCagtaataaatgataattttgGAGGATATGATAtagaaattgaaaataacatgtataattttgatatttgCGATAGGATTAAACAAAggatgaaaaattatagtgCTTATATGTTAGTATATGTTAAGAAATCTTTAATACCGAagttaataaaagaatGTGATCCTGCTATTGTTAATCCTCAGGTTGTCCGAAGATGTAAACTTgaagaaataattaataaaaaacgaacgaaattaaaacaagatattttacaatatgttaaaataaaagtatatgataaatatagttATGTTTATAAATCTTTTTCAGGATTACCACCCAATAATATACCATCATTGTTCAGTaccaaatttaataaaaataaaaccctttcagatatattttttcaaattttaaaaataattaaaaatatttatactcgaaaaaaaaacaagcaATTAATGCATCACTCTAAATGTCATcttaaatcaaataaaaaacaaaaaattacatcATCCAATCTTAACAGCTCCAACCCAATGGATAATAATTTGACTCACCAAAGTAAACAAACAATAATGAATAATCCAAACGATTCCATTCTTATGTCACCAGAAATGAATACTACCGATTTATCTAACTCgataaattatcaaatgTCAAACAATACtataaatagtaataataagactcatataaaaatggagcagcttgaagaaaaaagatataatgGTAACTGTAACGATAgtaattttgttaataatcGAACTACCGATTTAATGATGAAGACACAGTTTTCTAAAACTGGAATTATTCAAACAAAAGAtgaatttgataatattattgaaaatgtaaataatcaATCAGATACAAGCTTATCTACAAATTCTTCTGTTCCTTCTGGATGTACTACAACTACTTTAGATaactatattaaatatatttctaaaaaacaaaaatttgaaaCTGAAAAGAGATCATCAAAAAGTAATCGaattaaacataaaaaaacaacaaaaaaaaaaaagaaaattaaaaaacaaaatgataaaataactAAAAGaccaaaaaaagaaaaacattTACAAAATCCATCTTCTTCACATTATTCAAGATTTAGATCTAATTCATCTTATGATTCAGAAGATACTGCATCTAATTCATTTGCATCTAATGATTCATCACATATTTCTAATTCTGATCATTTTTCAGATTCAGGAAATACATCAACAAATAGTGCATCTAACACTACTACTACATCACCTTCCGCTTCTGCTTCGTCGTCTTCCTCTTCGTTCACTTCAACTTCGTCATCTTCACAATTTACTTCCTATTGTTATCCAAGCAAGAGAAActgtttttttgttctaCTCCCTGTGAATGATACATATAGATATCTTCCCCTCGATCtcaaaaataatggaaagTTATACCTATATGAGTTACTTAAAAAGACAAGTAGAGAATCAAATGATTTATTTCCAACAATTGATATACTATACCTTCCTTACAATAAACGAACTGCTGTATCAGGATCTAGTAGTTCgaaaaataagaatatattactttttttaaaatactttgatatatataatgaagaaaaaattaatgattCATCGTTAGTCTGTTTAGATGTTATGCATTgtgatataaatttaaaaccaaaatatttagaaaCAAGGATGATAAATAAGATACTAAAAGCAATggataaaaattttgtaataaaaaataattataatatattaaaagaatacatacaaaatattaataataatgaattatattcaGATGAATCaccaaattttaaaatctttgttgaatataaaaataaatgcaatttaataaaacaaaaaaaaagtattgcacacaataaaattattactaGTGATCTCCTAATATTTAACTTTATAAGTAATAAcgatttagaaaaaaaaaaaaaaattattctaTCCTTaggtaataaaaaacaagatctatatattactaaagaaaatatatcatccTATGatctatttttaaatgcaaatatattaaacaaaatattatatagaaTAAGCAAACTAATTCATCAAAACTCATcaaatatacattatataatatgcaatAGGAATggtatattttacaaaattaatgatgatcaaaataatatttcactAACTCACCAAGACCTCGAACAAGATAATGGATCATACCCTAATCCTAATAACTTATGTCAAGATATAAACATCAactattttgaaaaaataaatgaaaatgtagTCAATACgaatgaaaatatgttatatcAAAATTCGATGCAATCtctaaataataacaaagaTGAAATGAATGTTAATCCAAATTTAATTCATCCATATaatgacaaaaataatatttcaaacTTTTCAGAAATATCTAAATCGActctatttaaaaaaacatcagaaaataataaacctACACAAAACTATGATCTAaccaattttaatatattagacaataatgatgataatttaaatgataacgaaataaatagtttatatttgtgtttaaaaaaatacagtAAAAATTctgaacaaaataatattttttatgaatatagcTTGATTGATCAGAATTTAGCTGATAAATTAGATCAACtcataattaataataatcatcatattttgaaagaaaaaaaaaaatataatattataaatccTGAAGCTATTTTACACAATACTCAAAATTTGTTTTCTATagaatcaaaaaatatttgtcgTGATTATCAATATCCATTTTATTCACCACATTCATCTGATTTATCATCTGATGAATTGGATACAGCTGactgtaataataaaatggcTAGCTATTCTGaaaatcatttaaaaaaaaaaaaaaaaaaaaatagaaaaaataaacaaaatagcTCACAACCTACTATTGATGAAACATACAAACatccaaataatataaactaTTGTGATTCAAATTTGATTCTTCCTAaggttgaaaaaaatgtaataaatacTGCCAATTTGGGTTCtcatacaataaaaaaagctcattgttattattataattctaGAAAAAGTGATGACATAAATGATTCATTAGAAACTTTAAATGAATCTAATATTACTACAATATTAATGTCAAATGAAAACACTACATCTAACGAATTAATAGATGTAAATTATTCAGATATTTCTTCTCGTTCTTCTGCCAACTCTGTTTTAACTTACACATCTGAAAGTACAGATTATTATCTAGACAATGTTGAAGAAGAATTAGAAGAATCTATTTATACTACCCAAATTTATGATCACAAAAAGGAAGCAAAACGGGTTCGAAGGaatagcaaaaaaaaaataaataattttactaatataaaaagtcaAGATGAACAATACAAAATTACAACAGACGaacaattatatgaaaaaaatatcaatcAAAATACTGAATACCCTCACAATAATCTTTATAATAATCCAGAAGCAAAAAATgattctatatataatatggaaTCACAGCTAGCTAATACtcattatgaaaaaaacatacaAATTAAAGCCATAGATAATGTATCCAAAGTAAATGAACAGATTGGTGACCCAAATAATATAGGGATCAATTCGATTCCTAATAATACTACAATACCCATAGATGCAGATTCTATAAAAGATAGAACCCATTCTTATAATAATGCTATACcagaaatgaaaaattataacaatgatacgaatgaaaatgataaaactACTACTCCACATACTGAAATTgatcataatttaaaaaataataatattagtaAGAAGGCAAACAGgattgttaaaaaatgtggAGGTATCCCAAGTAAAGAAGAACCCATTTTACctttttatgttatatgTGATTATCTAGATTTTGTCGAAAGAAAAATGTATGTCAACAGATTCagatttaaattatatgatcCTATTTATCAATTAGGAAAATATCGAAATTGTTCAGGggttatattaaaaagtgatttaaaaaaaagctgtttaaattatattgattcccattttttatttttaaaaaaagaattatgtaaaatagATTTAGATATAGATATTAGATGCCcaacaaaacaaatatttaaacatGTCTGctataaaatgaatattgaTCCTActcatatattaatatatcctTATCCTCCCCTCAATAGTCCAATCAATTTCATCccatataatatagattCATTTACTTGTCCACCTGAACATGACAACGATTCATATCATGAATATTCTGATAATATGAATTCTAATGATCCTAGTTATACAgatgaaaatacaaattcTGCATCTGGTCAAATTTCTTTTGAAactttaataaaacaacGTACTATGGAATTAGAACATAATTCTTTAACTGAGCAGAAAACATTTTGTTTATCTTTATTACCatttcattataaatattttacaagaCTATATCCTCACGATTCtccaaaatattttcattatgttattcaattatttaattcgcATGTACAATCAGTTTCTGCATTCACTGGTCATattaaattgaaaaaatcgaaaaagaAATGTGCCATAGGTAATGATAATGACTCGAAAtctaataattattacaacTTAGATGCAGAAAGTATCGATTCTACATCTAGTTCAGATAATTCTAGTAGCACCTTAGCAAACAATGAATATGATTCAAATGATTATACTACCGTTCAAGATCTAATAGATAAAATCAAGTTAGAAATGAAcccatatttaaaaaaaaggggAATCAATCcaaaacataaatttagattattatttaccttCGGAcctaaaattaaatatttgaaCAGCAACGAACCATTGATACATCTGGATTTTGTAAAAACGAATcacattaaaaatgtatatgtaACCCCACTCCGAATGGAGCCAGACTTTACGGATCAACAAAAGCAAATGCTCGAAATGAACCAACTGAag ATAATTCATGTTTTTAACCAAACCCCATCCAAAGAAGTTTTCGGATACAGTTTTGACGTTTTAGTAGag ccTAATGATACTATGCTAGAAATAAAGAACAAAATACGAAAGAGAACAATTTTAccgaaatatatatttgacaAAATAACATTCTttgaatatgaaaatggGCAAAGAATTTGGAGATCTAACGACGATATTATAAACTGGAATAACAAGCAATTTGCCATTATCATTG GAGAACACCATGCCCCATCGCAATCAAAACCACAGATAGGAATGAAAATAGCATAG
- a CDS encoding dolichyl-diphosphooligosaccharide--protein glycosyltransferase subunit OST2, putative yields MSEHVYNFYNKYMNITLKKIKFIDIYIIFNLFNIILLSIYAFVFSLFKEKIAHATIFTAIGNVTLLIALRVQITNKTLFSLKQEKIIFDFVLCSLILYIGTFSYIHLN; encoded by the exons aTGAGCGAACAtgtatacaatttttataataaatatatgaatattacactaaaaaaaattaaatttatagatatatacatcatttttaacctttttaatataattcttttatCAATTTACGCATTcgtattttcattatttaaagaaaaaatagcaCATGCTACCATTTTTACAGCCATTGGAAATGTCACACTTTTAATCGCCTTGCGTGTGCAG ATCACGAACAAGACCTTGTTTAGTCTTAAGcaggaaaaaattattttcgaTTTTGTGCTGTGCTCGCTAATTTTATACATTG GCACATTTAGCTATATCCACTTAAATTAG